The sequence below is a genomic window from Nostoc flagelliforme CCNUN1.
GAATAACCCACCATCTGCTGTCACTACAGCCTACTTCGCCAAGCTTTTGATCGTGGTCGTAGATACCATCGTTTAGGATTTCAAACCCGTACTTTTCGCATTCATCAGCAATCTGTACCATGATTTCGTTCCCCGTTGTAGCGACTGGGGTTTCTTCTTCTTGTATGGACAGTGTTCCGCGCTGGTAATGCCATGTGATGTAGCTGTGGCATCTTTTAAAAGTGTTCGCGCGATGGATCTCCTCACCATTGACCATCACTATCCAAGGTTGCGTTAGGTCATCGTCGTGGGTAATGCTAGCTACGAGCTTTTGACCTGCATAGAATTCGTGATCTTCAAACGAAATCTCTACTGACCTCAGTTCCTCAACTGGTTTAACGCAAGAGGTTACAGTTGTTATTGTTTGTGGCATAATTTTAAGATTCCTTATGGATAGAAAGGCAATCGCGTAGTTTTCCAGACAGCAGCGATTGCCTTTTGATTTGTGTACTAATTGATGTTGTGGCAAGCCACAACACTCTCAATCTAGAATTGGCGTAGCCTCATATTTTCCTACTCCTAGTCAGTGACCGGAGCTTGCCTGATTCAGCATATCTCTTGATCGGGCAATTAGGAACAAATGCCCTTGCTGCTCATCAAATTGCTTTACAAACTATTTCGATGTCGTTCCAGATTGCACTGGGCGTTTCTATTGCGACAACAATTCGTGTTGGGCAGTTAGCCGGACAAAATGACCTAGCTGGCACTCGTCTGGCTGGATATGTCGGCATTGCCATTGCAGCTTTATCTATGGCTGTAGCAGCTATTGCATTTTGGTTAGTGCCAAAGTCGATTATTTCTCTTTACATTGACATTAATGACCAAAACAATGCACAGGTGGTTGCCCTAGCAGCGAAATTGCTGGGAGTCGCGGCGATTTTTCAAATAGTTGACGGTGTGCAAGTGACTGCGGCGGGAGCATTACGCGGACTCAAAGACACTCGAATCCCGATGTTGATCGGAATTTTTGCTTATTGGTGTGTTGGCTTACTCACTGGTTATACTTTTGGAATCACGTCGGGCTATGGAGCTATTGGTCTTTGGTGGGGATTGGCTATTGGTTTAGCCCTCGCTGCAATAATCTTGACTTGGCGCTTTAGCACCAGAGCAACTAATTACTGAGGAACACCGATGAATTATCTGTAGCTGTTGGTGAACTACGACTACGTTTCGTTTGCTGGTGACTGGTAAATCTGACGCAATTCGGCAATTGTCCCGGCTGTTTTGATTCCTTCTTTAATTGCCCGTAATTGTTCAATATCTGACAGCAAGGAAATTTCTGACATCAGGCTTAAGGACTCAGCACCAAATTTGAGTTCTAAACCTAACTCAATTCCTTCGAGTAATCCTAACCGAATACCGCTGCGCTCAAAAGAAGTCACATACTGCATACGTTGTTCTGCCTCCAATTGTTCTACTTCAGAAAGAAACTCTCGCTCCAAATCTTGAGGGAGTGTCAATATCCAGTCTACAAAAGCTAACAAATTCAGAACATCTTCTCGCTCAAACCCTTGCTGATACAATTTCCTCACCAAACTGAGTTTCTGCTGCTTACGCTCTAACCTATCGGTACGCGTTTGTACTGCGGCTAGGTGTGCCATTACCACAGTCGCCAATGGGTTACGGCTGGCTTCCAGTTCAGATTGCCTTTGTTGATAGTCTATCAACTTGATCACAGGAAATTGGAAATTTACCATACAGCCAAATAATTCATAACCAAATTGATTCGGTCGCCAGTTAGTACGCTCATCACCAAGGACTGCTAATGACGCAACCGGACGCTTGTATCTATCGTAGATGCGGTAGTTGTAAGTGAACATCCTCTCGCTAAAGTCAAACTCTGACTGAGATTGGATTTCCAGGTGTACAAGTACCCATGCTTCATCTCCTCCAAGACGATAAATTTTTACCAATTTATCCGCAAGGCGTTTTCCTAACTCGGCATCACGCACTACCTGCTGTAATTCCTGGTCTAAAAATTCCGGCTGTTGTGTCCAATCAATTTCTGCATGGGCTTGAGGGAAGAAGAATTGCATGAATTCTTCAAAGTACAGTTGTAGTATCTGTTTCCAAGGGCTATCAAATTCAGTTTGTGGGTTGTTATCGCTCATGCTGCAAAAGCTGAAATACTATAATAGTACATTAGTCCTATCTCCCAATCTTTAATTAATTGGAGCTAGATACATGAAACAGGTAGTCAGACAAGTTAAAGAGCGCAATAAGATTGAGCTTCAATTACAAAATATTCAGTATGAACTTTGGAGATTAGATGATTATGAATATAGAAAACTTAGGCAAAATAGCCTTGACATTAAAGATGACTCCAATTTCTTCAGGGAACTCTATTTTTCCGAATTATTAAGTGAAGATAAACTTAACCTAGCAGAATTGTTTATCACTTTAACGTCCCTGTTTGGAGATAGTAGCGATTTATTTGATCAAGATAGAGGCTCATTTTACTTTCCCATATTACTAGTGATCAAAAAGGAGATAAATACTTTTTTCTACTTCATACGTATTTTTGACTCTCGTGGTTGGATTTGCTACCAAACATCTAAACTGTTTGAGAATGAAGCAGATGTTGATAAAAACAGAATTCAAAATGAACCCTTTGAGCAAGAATTCTCTCGACAAGAAATTAATAATTTTTGGAGCTATATCTACAGATATCTTACTGAATATTTTCACTCAATAAAATTAAATATTAGCGTTGAACCTTTTCTCAAAAGGATTGATTCTAATTTTATCCTTTATGGTTATTACGAGCATCAATATTTTGAGGAAGGATATGAATGTGAAGAATTATATCGGGCGAGAATCCAGCGCTGTTGTTTGGCGGTGTTTTCACCTTGCAACAAACTATCTTTAGACTCTGGGCAGCTTTTGAGGTACTGGCGATAGACCACAGCCTGTCCCTCTTGCACCATATTCACATTGATACTGCGATTCCCTACATAAATCTCTGCAACTAAGCGCTTGTATTTGTCAGTTTCTACAGCGCGTATGGTGATTGCTTGTCCTACTGGGAGCAATTGTTTGAGTCTTGTTGATGATGGGAGCAACGCGATTTGGTGAGGTTGAGCAAAAAAGGTGCGATGCGTATTTATAGTTGCGACCTGCAATGACCCCTCTGCACTGCCAAGTGAGCTAAAGAGGAAGGGAAGATTTGACGAAAATTTCTTTGTTGATCTGCCTACAGAACCGGAGCGTGTACAGATTCTGACGATTCATCTACAACGCTTTGGCATTCATCTGGAGTCCGAGTATTTGGAAGCGATCGCTGCAAACACCGCGAAGTTTTCAGGAGCCGAACTGGAAACTCTAGCAGCAGAAGCGGCACTGCTGGCATTTGACGAAGGGCGACCGCAGCAAGTGACGCTGGGAGATTTAGAGAATTGCAGCCATTCCATTACCCCGCTTGCCGTTCAGGATGCGGCGGCAGTAGAGCGAATGCAATTCTGGGCATCCACCGCACGACGGGCTAGTAGTCCTGTGGTTGCGGCAAAAACTCAATCTCTCAGAACTGCCAAATACAGAAACATGAACTGATGAGAAACCGATTGCCTCCTGATTCTATGGGGGCGATCGCTCTTTTCTTTTAGTAAGGGACTAGCAACTTTTTAATAGTTAATAAGGTGAAGAAACATGACAACAGACTTAGTTACTTATTACGGGCAGACTCCAATCATTGACCAACTGGTTGAGAATTATGGCGCATATTTGGAGAAATTAGACAGAGAAAGCAAATTGTTGCTTCGGACGGTGTTAACAAATTATGTATTTATGCGAGAAAGGCATGAGCCGAGCAGTTACACACTAATAGAAGCTTCTAGGGATGCACTTTTTGTCACATTTCTTGGTATGGATATGCCACAACTTTTGGTAGATATTTGCTCACAATTAAATGGGCTAACAACACACGAAGCGGAAACAATACTTGAAGCACTACAACATCAAATTAGATGGGGCAATGCCCAGAGTTAGCGAGTTGACTGGGTTAAAAACATGGAAATCTATTTAGTCTTTGTTGATGCTATCCGAAACAGCAATAAATTCTGGTCTGCCAAAGTTGAAGATAGTAACTTAACAGTGCAGTGGGGTAGAGTCGGTTATCAAGCGCAAACGAAAATCCACACATTAGCCAATCATCAAAGAGCCGTTAGCAAATTCAACAATCTGGTAGCAGAAAAGAAATCCAAAGGCTACAGCAAAAGTCAGCCAGAGATTGATGCTAGCCGCAGTGTTGCAGACATTAGACGAGCTATTCAATTATTGAATATTATCCGTCCTTGTATTGCTGATAGGATTTTTCACGATGGCTATATTAACGCCCTAAATGAGTATTTGAAAATCGTCCCTACGCCTTTGGGAATGCAGATAGATTATCACGAAATTTATCGTACTGTTGCAGATGTCGATTATCAAATGGAATTACTCAATTCCCTGTTAACGACACCTGCACCACAAGTTCCTGTGGTGGCTCTTGGTCATGCCCCTGAAGTAGCAGCAGAACCCAAGGTAGTCAGTCTCAAGACTATCAGTAAGAACTTCTGGCGACATCTTTAGGTTTAAAGAGTGTGGCTGGCAAAAAGCTAGCCACACTTTTAATTTTTTTGCAATCGTATCCCTAGCGTTAGCTGGCGGAACTGAAGCATTTAAAAAGCTAATCGACCATCCTTTGGCTAATATTCTGTTGGCTTCAATCGACGTCTGGCAAGAGGCAAAGTAATTAATTGATGTATCTGCCTACTATTAGTTCCTTGAATGAAACTTTTCCAAGTTAAAAAGAAACTTATTTTAAAAATGTAGGCTCAACTTCCCACCATTTTTGAGTAAAAGGTTGCGGATAACTTAGTCCCTCAATAGCTAAGAGAATATCTCGGTTGGTATCCCTAATTTTTGCTCTTATTCTTCCTGGGCCAATTAACTCATAACTATCTCTATCTAATTCATCATAGATGCGAATCTTTTTGCCTATGTCTTTGTTAACTGACAAATAAAGTTCGTATCCAGAGGGTAAATCTCTCAAGCCAGTTTTACGAACAATCATAAAGCTAAAATCTTTCAGATCGAGCAGACCTTTGATTAACCTTTTTGTGTCATCATCTTCTTGATTAGAATAAACAATGTCGCGATCGCTATTCACTAATAAAACTGCACCATGACCATTAATGCCCCACTTCCAATCAGCTTTTTGGGGATTATCTTCGTCAATAACTCCATCGCGATCTGCATCAATATCTAGACAAACCCGAACAACAGTTAACTTTAGTTTTACAAGACTTAGCTGACGACCATTATCATCTTGAAAGCTGATTTGCAAAGAACGGTCTTTGATTTGATCGCTAAAGGTTCTTGACAAGAGATTAATCTCTGGAAATTGTTCCAAAGAAAGAGGAGTTTGTGTAGAAACTATTTGGTCGGTACTAGTAAATAGTTCAACTTCCCCGCTAGTGTTTAAAATTATAAGTTTAGTTTGGGAAGGAGCTAGTTTTTTTAAAGAGATTTGTACTGGCTGACCGACAATTAGAACATCCTCATAATTTTGGCTTCTTTCTTTAGAAGCTGAACGACGCTCATCAAATCTTTCAACTTCTAATAACTTTCTCATAACCATAATGACCATTTAACTTAATCTATTTTTACTATTTCCCTTATCCTATAACTATTATTAAAGATTGATAATCATTTAATTAATAAACGAGAATGCGATCGCCGCTCTCGAATCTCAGATGAACATCAATGTATATGGATTGATCTATATGGCTCAGGCGTTTGCCCCAATACTCAAAGCCAATGGAGGTGGCGTCTTTGCCCAAATCAATTCTGTTGCTTCGCTCAAGGGTTTTCCCGACTCTGCCACTTACTGTGCCTCAAAAGCTGCGGCCTATTCAATCACCCAGGCATTACGAGAACTATTGAGTCAGCAGGACACGCTTGTGTTAAGCGTTCACCCTGGTCCAATTGCCACGGATATGGGCGATGCGGCAGGACTAACTGAGGTTGCACAGCCACCTGCACTTGTGGCAGACGGGATAATAAAAGCTCTCAAAGCTGGGGATTTTCACGTCTTTCCTGACTCGGTGGCTAAACAAATGGGCGATGCTTATAAAAGCTTTGCCCAAAATGTCGTTGAGGTGCGATCAAGTTAACCCTGTTTTGTCACTCTAGGCAGAGGAAAAGTAGAAATCAGGGTGAGTTAGGGAAATAAAAATTGAACTAGTGAGTCTATAAATAATAGATTGAAGTTTAGAAAAGCCCAAGGACAATTGGGGAATAGGAAAAACTGTTAACCAGGGATATATTAGGTTAAATAAGGTAAAAGGTTGAATTATTAAACGGAGATTGTTAAGAATATTCTTCCAGCCTTTTTTATCGTTCCACCAGGGATGCGAAGCTAGCTTTGATGGAGATTTTGGCACAGAAGACTGCATTTGTTCAGAGTGGAGGCTAACCATTAAATAGCTGCTACAAACAATCTCCCACCAGCGTTCAATATCCGGGTAGTGAGTTAGCCGATAATCTGCCCAACCTAATTCGTTCTTGCTTTGCTTCAACCCATACTCAACCCAAGTTCTTA
It includes:
- a CDS encoding MATE family efflux transporter — encoded protein: MPDSAYLLIGQLGTNALAAHQIALQTISMSFQIALGVSIATTIRVGQLAGQNDLAGTRLAGYVGIAIAALSMAVAAIAFWLVPKSIISLYIDINDQNNAQVVALAAKLLGVAAIFQIVDGVQVTAAGALRGLKDTRIPMLIGIFAYWCVGLLTGYTFGITSGYGAIGLWWGLAIGLALAAIILTWRFSTRATNY
- a CDS encoding RpnC/YadD family protein — encoded protein: MSDNNPQTEFDSPWKQILQLYFEEFMQFFFPQAHAEIDWTQQPEFLDQELQQVVRDAELGKRLADKLVKIYRLGGDEAWVLVHLEIQSQSEFDFSERMFTYNYRIYDRYKRPVASLAVLGDERTNWRPNQFGYELFGCMVNFQFPVIKLIDYQQRQSELEASRNPLATVVMAHLAAVQTRTDRLERKQQKLSLVRKLYQQGFEREDVLNLLAFVDWILTLPQDLEREFLSEVEQLEAEQRMQYVTSFERSGIRLGLLEGIELGLELKFGAESLSLMSEISLLSDIEQLRAIKEGIKTAGTIAELRQIYQSPANET
- a CDS encoding thermonuclease family protein produces the protein MQVATINTHRTFFAQPHQIALLPSSTRLKQLLPVGQAITIRAVETDKYKRLVAEIYVGNRSINVNMVQEGQAVVYRQYLKSCPESKDSLLQGENTAKQQRWILARYNSSHSYPSSKY
- a CDS encoding WGR domain-containing protein is translated as MEIYLVFVDAIRNSNKFWSAKVEDSNLTVQWGRVGYQAQTKIHTLANHQRAVSKFNNLVAEKKSKGYSKSQPEIDASRSVADIRRAIQLLNIIRPCIADRIFHDGYINALNEYLKIVPTPLGMQIDYHEIYRTVADVDYQMELLNSLLTTPAPQVPVVALGHAPEVAAEPKVVSLKTISKNFWRHL
- a CDS encoding SDR family NAD(P)-dependent oxidoreductase, with translation MAALESQMNINVYGLIYMAQAFAPILKANGGGVFAQINSVASLKGFPDSATYCASKAAAYSITQALRELLSQQDTLVLSVHPGPIATDMGDAAGLTEVAQPPALVADGIIKALKAGDFHVFPDSVAKQMGDAYKSFAQNVVEVRSS